The Dendropsophus ebraccatus isolate aDenEbr1 chromosome 2, aDenEbr1.pat, whole genome shotgun sequence DNA segment CAGAGCTCTGTTGTACACACATCCCACAATCAGAGCTCTGATGTACACACATCCcacaatcagagctctgctgtacacacattcCACAATCAGAGCTCTGATGTACACACATCCcacaatcagagctctgctgtacacacattccacaatcagagctctgctgtacacacatcccacaatcagagctctgctgtacacacatcccacaatcagagctctgctgtacacacattccacaatcagagctctgctgtacacacattcCACAATCAGAGCTCTGATGTACACACATCCcacaatcagagctctgctgtacacacattccacaatcagagctctgctgtacacacatcgcacaatcagagctctgctgcacacacatcccaCACAGCTCTCCTGCATGCATTACAGAGCCATGCTTCaagcacatcacacacacagctctgctacacacattaGCACATATAGAGCTCAgcaagcacatacatacatacagctctgctacatacacatcacacacagacctCTGCTGCAGAGCTCACGTCCTTTCACCACACAGCTCCGCATCTTCTGCTCACGTGACCGCAAAGCCTCCAAATGTCATCATTCCGGCCGGGGTTGGCTCCTCCCCGGCACGTGAGCGGCGGTCACATGGCCGTGACGTCATGACAGGTCCTTCGTCCTCTAGGATGTAGCggggctccttcctcctccacctgccCCGGTGTACGGGAGGCGGCGGCGGCCATGCTCGGCTCTCCTGTGCGCCATGTCCAGGAGATaggtgcgagcagtgcggcctcTCCAGGTATTTCCTCCTCGGCTTCCGTAGTCTGTGCTCACATCCTGGCAGGGACTGTGCTCTGGGGGTCATAGGTTATATAACTTGTCCAGTCAGTGTGTGCCCCTTCTCCTCAGGGTGTAGCACCTGCCTCAGGTGGGGGATACAGTATGATTATACAATATTTACTGTATTCTCAGTCTATGTCAATGTAGTAAATACGCTGTATCCCAACCTGAGGCCGGATGGCGGTGTAACATCAGTCCGCCATACTGTGCAGTCTATAAGTGCCGCCACTATGTATAACATACCGGAGGGCCACTGCTTTTATGTTATCCAGGTTTATTTTGGTATAATAAAAGTTTTGTAACTTTATATATACTTTGTGTTACAGATTCTGAACGTCTGCAAGATCTTTGGAGTGGAAAAGATGGCGTCCTCCAATCCCGCCAACCCAGGTGCGCGGCTTGTTTCGCCGCAGAGATATGAGAGGCTTCAAATCGCAACACCTCGCAATTCTGTGGTGCCTTATTGATGTGTCACTACCCCCCGCTCCATGGTCTATATCTGCTACTGCTCCCTGGTTTCAACAGTGTGTCACGTAGTTAGGGACCGATGAGGTCAGGTGATGCCACATAGTGAGGGAACAATGGGGTCAGGTGGTGTCACGTAGGGGCCGATGAGGTCAGGTGGTGTCACATAGTTAGGGACCAAGGGGGTCAGGTGGTGTCACATAGTTAGGGACCGAGGAGGTCAGGTGGTGTCACATAGTTAGGGACCGAGGAGGTCAGGTGGTGTCACATAGTTAGGGACCGAGGAGGTCAGGTGATGTTGTGTAATAAAGATGGGTGATGTAGTGAGGGACCAGTGATGTCAGGTGGTGTCACATAGTGAGGGATGGATGAGGTCAGGTAACTTCACAACGCACCGTGGAGGATGAGCAGGTAGCCTATACAGGTAGCTTGTTTCTAGTCACTGACAGCGAACTGAAATGCAAAGTAATAGAAAGTTTCTCTTCATATAGTGGATATATTTTACACCCGtagatttggaaagttatatataataacttatatatatatataaagtcagTCGGAAAATGGCTAGACCGGGTGGTGCTTACTAAAAACAGCAATGCAAATCCAATAAGGAAGAGAAAATAGCCAGTTGCACTCACCCAAGAAGTCTTCTGCTGTTTATTTCACTTTAAAAGCAAGGACATGGTGCGGACATTATGTGAGCAGGCGCTCAGTGCAAGgagtggtgacagtctgtttcacGCTCGACGGCGCTTCtaggaggtccgtagaagcgccgtcgagcgtgaaacagactgtcaccactcCTTGCACTGAGCGCCTGCTCACATAATGTCCGCACCATGTCCTTGCTTTTAAAGTGAAATAAACAGCAGAAGACTTCTTGGGTGAGTGCAACTGGCTATTTTCTCTTCCTTATTAAATAAAAGATATGTGATTGGCTGCAATAGGCCTGCTTTGTCAGACAAGTTTTGGTAAGTGAGGGGCATCAGCCATAACAGAAAtaagggttttccaggattaaaaACAAAACTTGAGTAACAGCCAAAACTGGGCATATAATGGAAAGAAAAATGTTTATAAATCCAGTGTCTCTCCCCCGCTGGGTGGTGTGCATTATGTATGCAGGGACTATTCCTATAGAGAGTGGAAAAACCCTTGTAATATCTTTTCCAGTATGCCGCAGCATGCCTAAACTTCTGTAAAAGTACAAGTTGGGGATTACTGGGGAAGTATACCCTCAGCGTAAGACAAGAGCACTATAATCTGTAGTCAGTGTTTCCTTAGATCACAGCGGGGTTGTTGATTGTAAGTTAATGACATTCTTATAGCCGTCGTCTTAAGTTTCCCCATATTAAGCATGCATTAATTTCTCTACTTTGATCATGCAATTAATATGTAGTTTTACTGAATATTAATGTGTTAATTTCGCTGACAGCGCCGATATGTTTTTAGTGCAAAACTTCAAAGACTCCTGCGTTTGCCCTGGTGAGCTGCTCAGAGGAGCCGTTCATCATTCCTCTAATATTACAGTGCTCAAACTTGTGAGGTgttttttttcggggggggggggaagggggtggagGTACAACATCAAAATGAACTAAAATTACTGTTCActgttttgtttttgcaaaacttttggaacttttctgctgattcagcagattattgctccgtgtaataaaaacAAAGCGGCCGTGCCTAGGTTTGTGTAGTGGTGCATGGCCGACgactgatgacagtgtaaaaataataaagcatatacttacctattctgcCCCTATGCCCTACAGCCTTTCCCCACTCACCTCTGATGCTTTCGCActggtctcttcagtgacaggcagctcagccagtcactggccactgCTCTGTCCCGCCTCGGCCAGGGATTGGCCaagtggcctgtcactgaagaggcACGTCCAGGAGCATCAGCGGTGAAGGGGGAATGGCTGTAAATCACTAGGAGAGTATAGGCAAGGGGCTGCCCAGACATCACTTACGAGATAGATATATTCactcagcccttgctgcacaataaatGATAATCGAGCCATGTTTAGGCTCTAGCAGATTAGCGCTAACTTACTGTCAGGGTTTGTGCCATCTTATACCTCCCTAAGTCTATAGAttcaattttttatttactttgtgATAATCTTTAGCTTATAAACATAAATGGGTCTTGAAATAATTAAACTAAACTCCCTAAGTATTCATGGGTGAAAGACATCTTATAATTGTGGGAATAAATCACTATATTTGCATTTAAAGTTACTTTTGATTTGATCAGATGCTGCTGCAACCCAATGATGGAAAACTGGTCTTGTGTAAAATTTTATTAGTAATACTCAGATGCTCTAAGCTGCTTGAGTCTCTTCTCATCCAGTGTATGACTAAAGAAGGATCAGAAGTGTTGTGAAACCTTAAAGTAGTAAAGTAGTGGGACAAAATGGCTTACACCCATGGAAGCTGAGAGAGCTAAGTTTAGTTATTTCTGGATCCGTACTTAAAGTTAGAAGTAGAGTGACACAATAAAGGGGTGTTCTTTTGTTGCCTTTAAAATGGCAAACAATGCAGTTTTGAGAGGTATagcaagaaaaattgtaatattttttttttatattttacagatgATTCAAAAGTCCCCGTTAGATCTGCAGGGACCATGCACTGCAGGAAGACCGTTCCCAACACTACTCACTTTAGAACTATTGCACCAAAAGTGGCGCCAAAGATTGTTTCTTCCTACTCGTCGCCCAGTTACCCGCCCTCGCTATCTGATGTTGGAGCGAAACCTTTGGTAGTTAACACTCAGAACTACACTTTGATGAAAGTAGCCGGTCAGGATGGTACTTTTTCCCTCGTAGCTTTACCACAAGCCACCTTACCAGTGGGTGGATCTGTGATACAAACCACCGGTATACCTTTACAGGAAAATCTCAAATTACCCATTCCGAGATATCAACCATCTCGCTGCAAAAAGTTTCTAAGtaagaaaacaaagggtgcgTGTAAGCCAAAAACAGAGTTGAATGTGCAGGTAATTGAAGATAGACCCTCTGAAGCTACCGTAAAAGCAAAAACTTGGATGGTAGTAGAAGAGACTGGTTTTGAAAGCAGGCTTTTACCTGGAAGCAGAGCAGAAGTTTGTGAAGTCAATAGCATTACAAATTGCCATATAGAAAAGCCTCTAAACGCAACTTTGTGCACGGAAAGCCCAATAAAACTCAGTTCTGATGTTGACAAGGTGGTTGGATCATCAGACAATGGATCTTTGGTTAGATATGAAGGCGCTAAAGTTGTCGATACTACAAACCCATTAACAGTCCTCTCTCCGGTGGTTTTTGGCAGTCCGCTTCATGTCTTTCAATCGGTTCCTAAGGGGAAATTACCGATTTTGCCGTATTCAAAAATCAAGAAATCAATCGCTTTGGAAACTAACATAGCAAAGCCAAACGTCGGTCAAAGTGGAGTACCAACAGAGTTGTGCCAAGTCCATGCTACCTCCTCTTCTGTCAGTGTTTTAAATGTCTCCTCTATAGACAGTCCAAGCCAGCCAGTTTTGGCATCTGATTCTGGCATCTTGGTCAAGCAAAGTTGTGGTCTAGGGGGAAGAAAACGGGGGAAGAAACGAAAAACTTACAGCGAGATGTTGGGCTTTCAAACAAAAATGAGACTTGTCGGAAACAAGCTTATTATGTGCAGAGAGAAATGCAAAACTCAGGTGGATATCTGTGGTAAAAGGGAAGCCTCATTGAAGAAATATCGAAGTATAATGCCTAAGCCAATGGTGGAGATTCAGAGCTTGGCATCACTGGCTGCGTCTAACCATTTATTTCAAACAGATATGGCCGAATGTCCTCTAAGAAGCAGGTTGTTTAATAGCAGACTTCACAGGTGGAGACAAGGAGACCATTCTTTATTGACTCAAAAGAGTACCGCTAAGGTGCTCTACAAGTGTaacatatgtgaacatagctttcaGTTTAAGCATCATTTACAAGATCACTTGAACAGTCACGGTAATAAGAGACCTTATCACTGTCGTCTGTGTCGTAAGGCCTACGTACACTCTGGTAGCCTTAGCACACACATGAAGCTTCACCACAGCGAGAGCCGTCTCAAGAAGCTCATGTGCTGCGAGTTTTGTGCCAAGGTCTTTGGACACATTAGAGTTTATTTTGGTCACCTTAAAGAAGTGCATCGAGTTATTATAAGCACAGAGTCCTCGTGTAAGCAACCGGAGAGGAAAAACATGACTCTCAAAGTGAAACCTGAAAGGTAAGTGTTATTCAACCtgagttctttaaaggggtacttggggCTAGGGGGCTTTTCTGGCTATGGCTGGGGAGGAAGTGGATGAGGCAAACGatgttcacttacctccccgattccagcgtcTGGTCCCGGATTGCGTTGCTCGGCCGTTTCCTGGTCTCTGacacgggcttgagacgtgatgtttcaagcccgctcagccagtcagtggcagaggcatgATCTcgtctctgccactgactggctgtccCGGCTTGAAACGTTACATCTCAACcctgcgtcagagaccaggaagcaggtAGGAAGTGGCTGGGCAGCGCACACCGGAGCAATGtgatccg contains these protein-coding regions:
- the ZNF438 gene encoding zinc finger protein 438, producing MASSNPANPDDSKVPVRSAGTMHCRKTVPNTTHFRTIAPKVAPKIVSSYSSPSYPPSLSDVGAKPLVVNTQNYTLMKVAGQDGTFSLVALPQATLPVGGSVIQTTGIPLQENLKLPIPRYQPSRCKKFLSKKTKGACKPKTELNVQVIEDRPSEATVKAKTWMVVEETGFESRLLPGSRAEVCEVNSITNCHIEKPLNATLCTESPIKLSSDVDKVVGSSDNGSLVRYEGAKVVDTTNPLTVLSPVVFGSPLHVFQSVPKGKLPILPYSKIKKSIALETNIAKPNVGQSGVPTELCQVHATSSSVSVLNVSSIDSPSQPVLASDSGILVKQSCGLGGRKRGKKRKTYSEMLGFQTKMRLVGNKLIMCREKCKTQVDICGKREASLKKYRSIMPKPMVEIQSLASLAASNHLFQTDMAECPLRSRLFNSRLHRWRQGDHSLLTQKSTAKVLYKCNICEHSFQFKHHLQDHLNSHGNKRPYHCRLCRKAYVHSGSLSTHMKLHHSESRLKKLMCCEFCAKVFGHIRVYFGHLKEVHRVIISTESSCKQPERKNMTLKVKPERNKSIANEEDSITGPTDEIKLQIRCGRCQFIAPTFSDMKLHLFNLHGDESQEVLPEGVLESRQGAQEEVVKQATHHWKLLNERRNRGSNCEDLGAETSPLKELLVTSNTAASELEASESTLSVEGEGDPSQSVSLSSEIQFHRGNRYHCLLCSQMYKTQKEILEHWEKKHNCENPLVLWTIFNSLPKNDQEIT